In Desulfomonilia bacterium, a single genomic region encodes these proteins:
- a CDS encoding tetratricopeptide repeat protein — MMRGKLEQTKAAIELISIEVERVDAEYNELWVSFEYTCPGGEYKSAMPIPIENSMDMTNHFFRELTNEARHLSEMEGDESLITSLAVSNKASTMLPIKNLCQRVVESLDYDGVLNESASYIDLCTSGLDFRTPANSLSVKDFEERFRIFMSRAKDKMSHGYYTIAADDLEKAKVLCSSSSLIFKLIGICHRELGHLDLALEMFLKSLELGENDRDTFLYIAEIYFFLGDMENAADILNKVIVNYPNDSRILVELANVLYQQEKGYLEVIEKAYLIDPEETKNAIVQTFVFKKNDNRDFRRITLEKASEMLKIPSNTIMSLAAKHRIPARQEPGTEGIIFDETEIYAWALVYRRFGLLQNEIERISSNFRETDDKGLAVLP, encoded by the coding sequence ATGATGAGAGGAAAACTTGAACAGACAAAGGCAGCGATTGAACTGATTTCAATTGAAGTTGAGAGAGTTGATGCCGAGTATAATGAACTCTGGGTAAGTTTTGAATATACATGCCCCGGCGGCGAATATAAGTCAGCAATGCCTATCCCGATAGAAAACTCGATGGACATGACAAATCACTTCTTCCGGGAACTGACAAACGAGGCAAGGCATCTCTCGGAAATGGAAGGGGATGAGAGCCTGATCACAAGTCTTGCAGTGTCCAACAAGGCTTCCACTATGCTTCCAATAAAGAACCTGTGCCAGAGGGTGGTTGAATCTCTTGATTACGACGGTGTTCTAAATGAGAGTGCTTCATATATTGACCTTTGCACATCCGGTCTTGATTTCAGGACACCTGCCAACAGCCTTTCCGTCAAAGACTTTGAAGAAAGGTTCAGAATATTCATGAGCAGGGCAAAAGATAAAATGTCCCATGGCTATTATACAATTGCTGCGGACGATCTGGAAAAAGCGAAAGTCTTATGTTCAAGCAGCTCTTTAATATTCAAACTGATAGGTATCTGCCACAGGGAACTCGGGCATCTGGATCTTGCACTTGAGATGTTTTTGAAATCCCTTGAACTTGGAGAGAATGACAGAGACACCTTCCTCTATATTGCCGAAATATATTTCTTCCTTGGAGACATGGAGAATGCAGCGGATATTCTCAATAAGGTAATTGTCAACTATCCTAATGACAGCCGGATTCTCGTTGAACTGGCGAATGTCTTATATCAGCAGGAAAAGGGCTATCTGGAAGTAATTGAAAAGGCATATCTTATCGACCCCGAGGAGACCAAGAACGCAATAGTTCAAACGTTTGTATTCAAAAAAAATGACAACAGGGATTTCAGAAGAATAACTCTGGAGAAGGCGTCAGAGATGCTTAAAATACCTTCAAATACTATAATGTCTCTTGCCGCAAAACATAGGATACCTGCAAGACAGGAACCTGGAACTGAGGGAATAATCTTTGATGAGACAGAAATATATGCCTGGGCATTGGTTTACAGGAGATTTGGACTGCTCCAGAATGAAATCGAAAGAATATCTTCTAACTTCAGGGAAACGGACGATAAAGGCCTGGCTGTACTTCCCTGA
- the murJ gene encoding murein biosynthesis integral membrane protein MurJ: MKERFGRNILTVGGLTGISRILGYIRDMVTAWLLGATGLADAFFIAYRIPNLLRRIMGEGAITIAVVPVFNEVKEKEGLEKAFKMAESVFTLMFISLVIITIIGELIAPGLVALLAFGKINTGDFQVAVHLTRIMFPFILLIGIVSLFMGILNSVGHFAAPAGAPILLNIFMIGIPVIFYVWYPFFSSPADALAWGVIAGGVAQILLQLPQLKRYKVPIRFNADFRDKNIRQVTRLMGIAAIGASIYQINVLVGTQLASFLKTGSISFLYYAQRLLELPLGIFAFAVGNVMLPAMSSASARMDNTELSSLISRSIVMVLVFTVPSSVALVILAEPVTAVLFMRGAFTIADAKETAYALQMYSISLWAIGYVRILNQALYSMQEAKTVVNIGWMALVVNVAMSLLLMFFMRHAGIALASSISVFFQLIIFHFILTRKQIKFSMSLYRDCLKIITASFIMGIVLYLFILHNFWQHGLNTNSLIMLSACIIAGTVAYFAVLYISGIRPAKFFSQRRVH, from the coding sequence ATGAAAGAACGATTCGGAAGAAACATCCTTACCGTAGGTGGCCTTACAGGTATCAGCCGTATACTTGGATATATACGCGATATGGTGACAGCGTGGCTTCTGGGTGCCACAGGGCTGGCTGACGCCTTTTTCATCGCCTACAGGATACCAAATCTTCTCAGACGCATTATGGGAGAAGGTGCGATAACCATTGCAGTTGTTCCTGTTTTCAATGAAGTCAAGGAAAAAGAGGGCCTTGAAAAGGCATTCAAGATGGCTGAGAGCGTTTTCACTCTCATGTTCATAAGCCTTGTCATTATCACCATCATTGGTGAGCTTATTGCCCCCGGGCTTGTTGCCCTTCTTGCTTTTGGAAAAATCAACACTGGCGATTTTCAGGTTGCCGTTCATCTTACTCGAATAATGTTTCCGTTTATTCTGCTTATCGGAATAGTTTCTCTCTTCATGGGAATTCTCAATTCGGTAGGACACTTTGCAGCACCTGCCGGGGCCCCGATCCTGCTCAATATCTTCATGATCGGAATACCCGTAATATTTTATGTCTGGTATCCATTCTTTTCATCTCCTGCGGATGCCCTTGCATGGGGGGTGATAGCCGGAGGGGTTGCTCAAATCCTTCTCCAACTGCCTCAACTGAAGAGATACAAGGTGCCAATAAGATTCAATGCCGATTTCAGGGATAAAAACATTCGGCAGGTGACAAGACTTATGGGTATTGCGGCAATCGGTGCATCAATTTATCAGATAAATGTTCTTGTAGGAACACAGCTTGCATCATTTCTTAAAACCGGCAGTATCTCGTTTCTGTATTACGCTCAAAGACTCCTTGAACTCCCGCTTGGAATTTTCGCATTTGCCGTTGGTAATGTAATGCTTCCTGCAATGAGTTCGGCATCCGCTCGCATGGACAACACTGAGCTTTCATCCCTGATATCGCGCTCCATTGTAATGGTTCTCGTATTCACCGTGCCGTCTTCTGTTGCATTGGTTATACTGGCGGAACCAGTTACCGCCGTTCTTTTCATGAGGGGTGCATTTACTATCGCTGATGCAAAAGAAACCGCCTATGCATTGCAGATGTATTCAATATCCCTATGGGCAATAGGTTATGTACGTATCCTTAATCAGGCCCTGTATTCGATGCAGGAAGCAAAGACCGTCGTGAACATAGGATGGATGGCCCTGGTTGTAAATGTAGCCATGAGTCTCTTATTGATGTTCTTCATGAGACATGCAGGAATTGCCCTTGCAAGCAGTATCTCTGTATTCTTCCAGCTTATAATTTTCCACTTTATCCTGACAAGAAAGCAAATTAAATTCAGCATGTCGTTATACAGAGACTGCCTGAAGATAATTACGGCATCATTCATTATGGGAATAGTGCTTTATCTGTTCATTTTACATAATTTCTGGCAGCACGGTTTGAACACGAACAGCCTAATAATGCTTTCAGCATGCATTATTGCCGGAACCGTCGCATATTTTGCAGTGCTTTATATTTCAGGAATAAGACCGGCAAAATTTTTCTCACAGAGAAGAGTCCATTAG
- a CDS encoding NlpC/P60 family protein, whose amino-acid sequence MIRTKTPSFGWLILINIIFILIALPDAVNAMPASNHKYINGGAGTQTFSTAARIVPGKITYQVKEGDTFITVLTSQGVSMTDALYASKNVDKNILKRIRPGDEIDLRMKTGKPFIIEIGYSSPSSKRKVIYSGKAISIKPFITGTDSKATKESVTKSSIPDKQIKENIVAIPGMNPEELTGNILSAADGTFCSVFNAPQEVQAKIRKETQDLNRQLLKSKNEKKKKDLMLASTKRHKSQTLANRKMNEHSRYAYSQKKRSTLLASYDDESQSDAYEDNTDDAAISDNPELREKLISVADTYKGIPYRRGGASTSATDCSGLTMQIYRDLGLNLPRSSSEQFHVGIPRKKDELEKGDLVFFSTTSPYKKIKVQSKKNPNKKIVKYIKAPRRITHVGIYVGDGKFMHAPRPGHTVTVESLNTSYYRKNYVGARSVIR is encoded by the coding sequence GTGATTAGAACAAAGACGCCGTCCTTCGGATGGCTGATATTAATAAATATAATATTTATACTGATTGCACTGCCTGACGCGGTTAATGCAATGCCTGCCTCAAATCATAAATATATTAATGGTGGCGCCGGTACACAAACATTCTCGACAGCAGCCAGAATCGTACCAGGTAAGATTACATACCAGGTAAAGGAAGGAGACACCTTTATCACAGTCCTTACCAGTCAGGGCGTTTCCATGACCGATGCACTTTATGCTTCAAAAAATGTCGATAAAAATATCCTCAAAAGGATCAGACCGGGCGATGAAATTGACCTGAGAATGAAAACCGGCAAACCATTCATTATAGAAATAGGATACAGTTCCCCCTCATCAAAGAGAAAAGTTATTTATTCTGGAAAAGCCATATCGATTAAACCTTTCATTACTGGAACTGATTCAAAAGCCACAAAGGAATCCGTAACGAAATCATCAATACCTGATAAACAAATCAAGGAAAACATCGTTGCAATCCCGGGTATGAATCCCGAAGAATTGACGGGGAATATTCTTTCAGCAGCCGATGGTACATTCTGTTCGGTCTTCAATGCACCTCAAGAGGTTCAGGCAAAAATCAGAAAGGAAACACAGGATTTGAACAGACAGCTTCTGAAATCAAAAAATGAGAAGAAGAAAAAAGACCTGATGCTCGCATCAACGAAACGTCACAAATCCCAGACGCTCGCAAACAGGAAGATGAATGAACACTCCCGTTATGCGTATTCACAGAAAAAACGCAGTACACTCCTTGCTTCATATGATGACGAGAGCCAATCCGATGCATACGAAGACAATACGGATGATGCAGCAATAAGCGACAACCCGGAACTTAGAGAAAAGCTCATCAGTGTTGCGGATACGTACAAAGGCATCCCCTATAGAAGGGGAGGGGCCTCAACCAGCGCTACCGACTGCAGCGGGCTTACTATGCAAATATACAGGGATCTGGGGCTTAATCTCCCGAGATCGAGCAGTGAACAATTCCATGTCGGTATACCCAGGAAAAAGGATGAGCTTGAAAAGGGAGACCTGGTATTCTTTTCTACTACTTCTCCATATAAAAAGATCAAAGTCCAAAGCAAAAAGAATCCCAACAAGAAAATCGTCAAATATATAAAGGCACCCAGGAGAATCACCCATGTGGGAATTTATGTGGGAGACGGAAAATTTATGCATGCCCCGAGGCCTGGACATACGGTTACAGTAGAATCTCTCAATACAAGTTATTATAGAAAGAATTACGTTGGCGCCAGGTCTGTAATCCGCTGA
- a CDS encoding HD domain-containing phosphohydrolase, giving the protein MSKEALLNDSIIENVEEFTPAFIRENAHAIPHIFKISLFEGLEVRRDKIPDIILYVIEQITSFDSALIYVWEPWDMWFCRGIQGNIPKSLDKGNIFTHVVKKSGRHLLIKDIKETKLEQDDMPFSFSSMMALPIYLDSNTVGCLELYRKGGDPFNATELALIKQVLLLSERTIKHALGNRNRLGDHIDAKMDIKPKDVLFEILHQYEEQARRLSYPLSLALVMMNESDKNGNSKDVFEGILSLRKIARKLKESLRCYDNIIRYEDMSFFVILPGCTSEQAKKAINNATKSLEENLLSSIHIGIASMPDEAQDIKGLISAAHQSITYARKNSLKCANYLQAGNLRTCNLSSELSIKKVLSLAPGPETFDQFIDILKLQCQAEEIQLRSTPPGDLLVWGNADLGFFKHKGLPEEIYKWLITYLSPSWAYIKGLSTDVQDWSQSVLSVFSIMSDMRAGYPIGYSLKVADHMFTLASSLGMREEDATRWANSALTANIGYLGMPSSTLTKDELSTHDKKKISCHPIISANMLKDACVLNCDEDILIHHHENIDGSGYPRGLKGSEIPIGARALRIADTYNAMMSPRLYRTQKMQDEAIRELYMMSGTKLDPSMTPAFIDVIGS; this is encoded by the coding sequence ATGAGCAAGGAAGCTTTATTAAACGATTCCATTATTGAAAATGTTGAGGAGTTTACACCGGCTTTTATAAGGGAGAACGCACATGCAATACCTCATATTTTTAAAATATCCCTGTTTGAAGGTCTGGAAGTACGAAGAGATAAAATTCCCGATATCATTTTATATGTTATTGAACAAATTACATCTTTCGATTCCGCACTGATTTATGTATGGGAACCCTGGGACATGTGGTTCTGCAGGGGAATTCAGGGGAATATTCCCAAATCTCTCGACAAGGGTAATATATTTACTCATGTGGTAAAAAAATCCGGCAGGCATCTCCTTATCAAAGACATCAAGGAAACAAAGCTTGAACAGGATGACATGCCCTTTTCTTTTTCATCAATGATGGCACTGCCTATATACCTTGATTCCAACACGGTTGGATGCCTCGAACTCTACAGAAAGGGTGGAGATCCCTTTAACGCAACCGAACTGGCACTTATCAAACAGGTTCTCCTTTTAAGTGAAAGGACAATAAAGCACGCTCTGGGCAACAGAAACAGATTAGGAGACCATATTGACGCAAAGATGGATATAAAGCCTAAAGATGTCCTCTTTGAAATACTGCATCAGTACGAAGAACAAGCCAGAAGGCTCTCTTATCCCCTGAGCCTTGCCCTCGTGATGATGAACGAGTCAGATAAGAACGGGAACAGCAAAGATGTATTTGAAGGGATTCTATCCCTTAGAAAGATAGCGAGAAAACTGAAAGAATCCCTCAGATGCTATGACAACATAATCAGATATGAAGATATGAGTTTCTTCGTTATATTGCCCGGATGCACGTCAGAGCAGGCAAAAAAAGCCATCAACAACGCGACAAAAAGCCTGGAAGAGAACCTTTTATCTTCAATCCATATTGGAATTGCATCAATGCCTGATGAAGCTCAGGATATAAAAGGCCTTATCAGCGCAGCGCATCAATCGATCACTTATGCCAGGAAAAACAGCCTTAAATGTGCAAACTACCTCCAGGCAGGCAATTTACGTACATGCAATCTCTCTTCCGAACTGTCAATAAAGAAGGTCCTGAGCCTGGCACCGGGCCCGGAAACATTCGACCAGTTCATAGATATCCTGAAATTGCAGTGTCAGGCGGAAGAGATACAGTTAAGAAGCACCCCTCCCGGTGATCTGCTTGTATGGGGCAATGCCGATCTGGGTTTCTTCAAACATAAAGGCTTACCCGAAGAGATATACAAATGGCTTATTACCTATCTTTCCCCTTCATGGGCATACATAAAAGGCCTTTCAACTGATGTTCAGGACTGGAGCCAGTCCGTTTTGAGCGTGTTTTCAATCATGTCTGATATGAGGGCGGGATATCCGATCGGATACTCATTAAAAGTTGCTGATCACATGTTTACGCTAGCCTCTTCTCTGGGAATGAGAGAGGAAGATGCTACGCGCTGGGCAAATTCCGCGCTTACGGCAAACATTGGCTATCTTGGTATGCCGTCTTCCACTCTTACAAAAGATGAATTGAGCACACATGACAAGAAGAAGATATCATGTCACCCGATTATCTCTGCAAATATGCTTAAGGATGCATGCGTTCTGAATTGTGACGAGGATATATTGATACACCATCACGAAAATATCGACGGATCCGGATATCCCAGGGGATTGAAAGGATCTGAAATACCCATCGGGGCAAGGGCTTTAAGGATTGCGGATACGTATAACGCTATGATGTCACCGAGACTTTACAGGACGCAAAAGATGCAGGATGAGGCAATCCGTGAGCTTTATATGATGTCCGGAACCAAACTCGATCCGTCAATGACTCCGGCGTTTATAGACGTTATCGGTTCTTAA
- the glmM gene encoding phosphoglucosamine mutase produces MGKLFGTDGIRGVANTYPMTAEVALKVGMAIAYTCRKEGHTPRIVIGKDTRLSGYMIEDALVSGVCSMGADALVIGVMPTPGVAFLTQSMRADAGIVISASHNPYEDNGIKIFSKTGFKLPDDKEAEIEDLILSDSLNELRSPSKELGKAYRIDDARGRYIVFIKNSFPSELSLEGMKIVLDCSNGATYRVAPEVFFELGAEVINLANTPDGRNINNSCGSQHPEKMAEEVVRRGAQAGFAFDGDGDRMIAVDEKGNVLTGDQMIAICAKALKQQDKLKNNLVVTTVMSNLGFKIALKELGISHIEANVGDRYVLEEMIDKGAIIGGEDSGHIIFLDHHTTGDGIIAALQLARVMKEENRPLSGLGVMQVFPQKLINITVKSKPDIETVPEIVSAIKLAEKALGDKGRVLVRYSGTQQMCRVMVEGPTKEETDKYCEMIAAVVRATIG; encoded by the coding sequence ATGGGAAAACTCTTTGGTACCGACGGGATACGCGGGGTTGCAAACACATACCCCATGACAGCCGAAGTGGCGCTCAAAGTCGGTATGGCCATAGCATACACATGCAGGAAGGAAGGACATACGCCCAGGATAGTCATCGGAAAGGACACCAGACTTTCTGGCTATATGATAGAAGACGCACTCGTTTCAGGCGTGTGTTCCATGGGTGCGGATGCCCTAGTCATAGGCGTCATGCCTACACCGGGCGTCGCATTCCTCACACAGAGCATGCGTGCGGATGCGGGCATCGTAATTTCGGCATCGCATAACCCTTATGAGGATAACGGCATCAAGATATTCTCTAAGACCGGTTTCAAGCTGCCTGATGATAAAGAGGCTGAAATCGAAGACCTGATCCTCTCGGACAGTCTTAACGAGTTGAGAAGCCCATCTAAAGAACTCGGCAAGGCTTACAGGATAGACGACGCACGAGGCAGGTATATCGTTTTCATCAAAAATTCATTCCCCTCTGAACTCAGCCTTGAAGGCATGAAAATTGTTCTGGACTGCTCAAACGGTGCGACCTACAGGGTGGCGCCAGAGGTCTTTTTCGAACTCGGCGCAGAGGTAATCAACCTGGCCAACACGCCTGACGGAAGAAATATAAACAACAGCTGCGGCTCGCAGCATCCTGAAAAAATGGCCGAAGAGGTCGTAAGGAGAGGGGCGCAGGCCGGATTCGCATTCGACGGCGACGGGGACAGGATGATAGCGGTTGATGAAAAGGGCAACGTCCTCACGGGTGATCAGATGATAGCGATCTGCGCCAAGGCCCTGAAACAACAAGATAAACTGAAAAACAATCTTGTCGTTACTACAGTTATGAGCAACCTGGGATTCAAAATTGCACTTAAGGAACTGGGCATATCTCACATCGAGGCAAATGTAGGCGACAGGTATGTCCTTGAGGAGATGATTGATAAGGGGGCAATAATCGGAGGCGAAGATTCCGGGCACATCATTTTCCTCGATCATCATACGACAGGAGACGGAATCATAGCGGCTCTGCAGCTTGCACGTGTGATGAAGGAAGAGAACAGGCCGCTTTCAGGTCTTGGCGTGATGCAGGTTTTTCCACAGAAGCTTATAAATATAACCGTAAAGAGCAAACCCGATATTGAGACAGTACCGGAGATTGTCTCTGCCATAAAGCTGGCGGAAAAAGCGCTGGGCGACAAAGGAAGGGTGCTTGTGCGCTATTCCGGCACACAGCAGATGTGCAGGGTTATGGTCGAGGGTCCGACAAAGGAAGAGACCGACAAATATTGCGAGATGATTGCCGCAGTTGTAAGGGCCACAATCGGCTGA
- a CDS encoding CGGC domain-containing protein, producing MIKLIAIIQCHIVHERCPGYYCDRAFSTKTGGFENLDLSNDVRKLSFTCGGCCGRAIHRKLSLLRRKAKQSDGIEAHEILVKLASCMTKDNYHGPACPHLDYIKELIHKTGLSFSCDTVISKKAQEKRAAGVYRQG from the coding sequence ATGATAAAGTTGATAGCCATCATCCAGTGTCATATAGTTCATGAAAGATGCCCCGGATATTATTGCGACAGGGCATTCTCAACAAAAACAGGGGGCTTTGAAAACCTTGATCTTTCAAATGATGTCAGAAAGCTGTCTTTCACCTGCGGCGGCTGCTGTGGAAGGGCAATACACCGGAAGCTGAGCCTTCTTAGAAGAAAGGCCAAACAGTCCGATGGCATCGAGGCCCACGAGATACTGGTTAAACTTGCCAGCTGTATGACCAAAGACAACTATCATGGTCCAGCCTGCCCCCATCTGGACTATATCAAGGAACTGATACATAAAACCGGACTGAGCTTCTCCTGCGATACCGTAATCTCAAAAAAGGCGCAGGAGAAAAGGGCGGCAGGTGTTTACAGGCAAGGTTAG
- a CDS encoding sigma-54 dependent transcriptional regulator — protein sequence MAHILIVEDDINLGQMLFQEFKSQGHDVELTSDAEAALPRINKYIYDIMLTDIKLPGMDGLELLKQIKAVSPTTIVLVMTGYASVDMAVLAMKNGAQDFIQKPFGFHEINQKIEGALSIKRMKNEIDYLRHTQEDLIYRTSNIICESKSFKRILSMVEKLANADSTLLISGETGVGKGLIAGAIHHNSYRARNNFVQVNCAALPLNLLESELFGHEKGSFTGAVKMRVGRVEQANMGSIFLDEIGDMDLSLQAKILRVLEEREFERVGGTKTIKVDVRVIAATNRDLFTLVREGKFREDLFYRINVVNIHIPPIRERREDIIPLVRYFMHKYSQEFSKPIREIDEKAMELLLHYEWPGNVREIRNCMERAVLLSEGEYIKAGDITINPGLRTTEAQTQNLSMSSLAINEKEMVLDALKKYDWVQKDAAKALGISKRVMHYKIQKYGITHHRWLKNR from the coding sequence ATGGCACACATACTGATTGTAGAAGACGATATCAATCTTGGACAGATGCTGTTTCAGGAATTCAAATCCCAGGGGCATGATGTCGAACTGACTTCTGATGCGGAAGCTGCGCTTCCGAGAATCAACAAGTACATCTATGATATCATGCTTACTGACATCAAGCTTCCCGGAATGGACGGTCTCGAACTTCTCAAACAGATCAAAGCTGTAAGCCCGACCACTATAGTGCTGGTGATGACAGGGTATGCATCTGTTGACATGGCTGTCCTTGCCATGAAAAACGGTGCGCAGGATTTCATCCAGAAACCGTTTGGGTTTCATGAGATAAACCAGAAGATTGAAGGCGCTCTTTCAATAAAACGCATGAAAAATGAGATTGATTATCTGAGGCATACTCAGGAAGATCTTATATACCGCACATCCAACATTATATGCGAAAGCAAGTCATTCAAAAGAATTCTTTCGATGGTCGAGAAGCTTGCAAATGCCGATTCGACGCTCCTAATTTCAGGAGAGACCGGTGTGGGCAAAGGGCTTATTGCCGGTGCAATCCACCATAATTCCTACAGGGCCAGGAATAACTTTGTTCAGGTGAACTGTGCGGCGCTGCCGCTCAATCTCCTGGAAAGCGAACTCTTCGGCCATGAAAAAGGCTCGTTTACAGGTGCGGTGAAGATGCGTGTCGGAAGGGTTGAGCAGGCGAATATGGGGAGCATATTCCTTGATGAGATAGGGGATATGGACCTTTCACTGCAGGCCAAGATACTACGCGTTCTTGAAGAACGCGAATTTGAAAGGGTAGGCGGTACAAAGACAATCAAGGTGGATGTAAGGGTTATTGCGGCAACCAACAGGGATCTTTTCACTCTTGTCCGTGAAGGAAAATTCAGAGAAGACCTGTTCTATCGAATTAATGTGGTTAATATCCACATCCCTCCTATCAGAGAAAGAAGAGAGGATATAATCCCTCTTGTCAGATATTTCATGCACAAATATTCCCAGGAGTTCAGCAAACCGATCAGGGAAATTGACGAGAAGGCAATGGAGCTTCTTCTGCATTATGAATGGCCTGGGAATGTACGCGAAATACGCAACTGCATGGAGAGAGCTGTTCTTCTTTCAGAAGGTGAGTACATTAAGGCCGGGGATATAACAATAAATCCGGGGTTGAGAACCACTGAGGCTCAAACTCAAAACCTGTCGATGTCAAGTCTCGCAATCAATGAAAAAGAGATGGTTCTGGATGCCTTGAAAAAATATGACTGGGTCCAGAAAGATGCCGCAAAGGCTCTTGGAATAAGCAAGAGGGTAATGCACTACAAGATACAGAAGTACGGCATAACGCATCACAGGTGGCTTAAGAACCGATAA
- a CDS encoding alpha/beta fold hydrolase: protein MKSKEYLLTSGKRTIKAWLYFPEKKGLSPVVIICHGIPGGKPLPGDMGYVPLAELLADNGFISVVFNFSGCGESSGNIDLNLWHEDLVKIYDLVSELPGSDNAAINIIGFSAGGAIAARFAALEKKNIRSLMLMATPADLSQIIPEDKELMASHFRELGLIRDPMSPDDINKWYYGFTSLKAENFIRWLPQDVPLCIIHGNSDTVVPVSHADRIYKAAPHFPQKIILEGAPHQLRKDNRVKGIILEWLKKQKILYA from the coding sequence ATGAAATCGAAAGAATATCTTCTAACTTCAGGGAAACGGACGATAAAGGCCTGGCTGTACTTCCCTGAAAAAAAAGGTTTGTCGCCTGTTGTTATAATATGTCACGGCATCCCGGGAGGCAAGCCTTTGCCAGGTGACATGGGATATGTTCCATTGGCTGAATTGCTTGCGGATAATGGATTCATCAGTGTCGTTTTCAATTTCAGCGGGTGTGGTGAATCATCAGGGAATATCGATCTGAATCTATGGCATGAAGACCTTGTGAAGATATATGATCTTGTTTCGGAATTGCCCGGATCGGATAATGCGGCAATAAATATAATCGGGTTCAGTGCGGGCGGGGCAATAGCGGCAAGATTCGCCGCCCTGGAGAAGAAGAATATCAGAAGTCTGATGCTGATGGCGACCCCAGCGGATCTGTCTCAGATAATCCCTGAAGATAAAGAACTCATGGCATCACACTTCAGGGAACTGGGGCTTATAAGAGACCCGATGTCTCCTGATGATATCAATAAATGGTATTATGGTTTTACCTCACTCAAAGCAGAGAATTTTATCAGATGGCTTCCTCAGGATGTGCCTCTTTGCATCATACATGGCAACAGTGATACTGTGGTGCCTGTTTCTCACGCGGACAGAATCTATAAAGCTGCACCACATTTCCCCCAGAAGATTATACTTGAAGGAGCACCCCATCAGTTGAGGAAGGATAACAGAGTGAAAGGAATTATCCTTGAATGGCTTAAAAAACAAAAGATTTTATATGCCTGA